A genomic segment from Pedobacter sp. MC2016-14 encodes:
- the nirD gene encoding nitrite reductase small subunit NirD: MTEKSNNWIAACRVEDAVENGGVCVKNGEEQIALFYFTRRNEWFATQNECPHRKQMALSRGMIGSTTDEPKVACPFHKKTFSLSTGACLSGDECAIKTYAVKVENDTVYICTTPKS; the protein is encoded by the coding sequence ATGACAGAAAAATCAAACAACTGGATTGCCGCCTGCCGCGTGGAAGACGCTGTTGAAAATGGCGGGGTTTGCGTAAAAAATGGTGAGGAGCAGATTGCACTTTTCTACTTTACCCGTAGAAATGAATGGTTTGCCACGCAGAATGAGTGCCCGCACCGAAAACAAATGGCATTAAGCCGTGGCATGATTGGCTCTACTACCGATGAACCTAAGGTAGCCTGCCCTTTCCACAAAAAGACATTTTCATTAAGCACTGGCGCTTGCTTAAGCGGTGATGAATGTGCCATTAAAACCTATGCCGTAAAGGTAGAAAACGATACCGTGTACATCTGTACAACCCCTAAATCCTAA
- the nirB gene encoding nitrite reductase large subunit NirB, with protein sequence MTALKIIVIGNGMVGYKFCEKIRAKSPDFEIAVFGEESRRAYDRVHLSEYFAGKTADDLSLSTESWYQEQNITLHLNRPIVNINRELKIAYSADGSAHPYDVLVFATGSAAFVPNIPGIEKEGVFVYRTLEDLDLISNYARKAKTAAVIGGGLLGLEAAKALIDLGIEQTSIVEFAPGLMPRQIDAAGSNMLASKLANLGLQIHLNKNTSSIEGENGITGLKFSDNSVLDVDMLVISAGIKPRDELAKACGLETGLRGGIVVNEAMRTSDPAIYAIGECALHEGMIYGLIAPGYEMAEVLATNLCAGSKTFRGFDMSTKLKLIGIDVASFGDNFITEPDCRTIVFENKHKGIYKRINISNDGQHLLGGILIGDASAYNMLLQTADNKMILSENPEELILGSRGGSDSSSGAGITGLPDSALICSCEGVTKGDICNAVENGCCENIDELKKCTKAGTGCGGCIPMVKDLMTYSLKSQGKYIKNVICEHFNYSRQELFDLIHIHELKSYDEVLDALGKNDGCEVCKPLVTSLLASLWNEMILKKGNDVAQDSNDRFLANIQKGGSYSVVPRVAGGEITPDKLIVIGEVAKKYNLYTKITGGQRIDMFGAHLNDLPVIWEELIAAGFESGHAYGKGLRTVKSCVGSTWCRFGLHDSVSFAIRIEERYRGIRAPHKFKSAVSGCIRECAEAQSKDFGIIATEKGWNLYVCGNGGSKPQHALLLATDLDSDTCIQYIDRFLMFYIRTADPLTRTATWLNKMEGGIDYLKNVIINDSLGMAAQWEREIGNLITAYKCEWKEAVENPAIRKRFSHFVNAPEDKDPTIEFVEMRGQKRTAEWNITT encoded by the coding sequence ATGACTGCATTAAAAATAATCGTGATTGGAAATGGAATGGTAGGCTATAAATTCTGCGAAAAAATACGCGCTAAATCTCCAGATTTTGAAATTGCTGTTTTTGGAGAGGAATCCCGCAGAGCTTATGACCGCGTTCACCTTAGTGAATACTTTGCCGGCAAGACCGCAGATGATCTTTCGCTCTCTACCGAAAGCTGGTACCAGGAGCAGAACATTACCTTACACTTAAACCGTCCTATTGTTAACATCAACAGGGAGCTAAAAATAGCTTACAGTGCCGATGGCTCAGCTCATCCTTATGACGTACTTGTTTTTGCCACGGGCTCCGCAGCTTTTGTTCCAAACATTCCCGGTATTGAAAAAGAAGGTGTTTTTGTGTATAGAACACTTGAAGACCTGGACCTGATTAGCAATTATGCCAGAAAAGCAAAAACAGCGGCAGTTATTGGTGGTGGATTATTGGGATTGGAAGCCGCAAAGGCATTAATAGATCTGGGCATTGAGCAAACGAGTATTGTAGAATTTGCCCCAGGATTAATGCCCAGGCAAATTGACGCCGCAGGTAGCAATATGCTGGCATCTAAATTGGCCAATCTGGGTTTACAAATTCATTTGAACAAAAACACCAGCAGCATTGAAGGTGAAAATGGTATAACAGGACTTAAATTCAGCGACAACAGTGTACTTGATGTAGACATGCTGGTAATTTCTGCAGGAATAAAACCAAGAGATGAACTGGCTAAAGCCTGTGGACTGGAAACGGGTTTGCGCGGGGGCATTGTGGTAAACGAAGCCATGCGCACAAGTGATCCTGCCATATATGCCATAGGGGAATGTGCACTGCACGAGGGCATGATTTATGGTTTGATCGCTCCAGGATATGAAATGGCCGAAGTACTGGCGACTAACCTTTGTGCCGGCAGCAAAACCTTCAGGGGCTTTGACATGAGTACCAAACTTAAACTGATTGGGATAGATGTGGCCAGTTTTGGGGATAACTTTATTACGGAGCCGGATTGCCGCACCATTGTTTTTGAAAACAAACACAAAGGGATTTACAAAAGAATTAACATCAGCAACGATGGGCAGCACCTGCTGGGTGGCATTTTAATTGGTGATGCATCGGCCTACAATATGCTGCTACAGACCGCCGATAATAAAATGATCTTGTCGGAAAATCCGGAAGAACTGATTTTAGGGAGTCGGGGAGGTTCCGACAGTTCTTCAGGCGCTGGAATTACAGGATTACCAGATTCAGCACTAATTTGTAGCTGTGAGGGGGTGACCAAAGGAGACATCTGTAATGCCGTAGAAAATGGCTGTTGTGAAAATATTGATGAACTGAAAAAATGCACCAAAGCAGGCACAGGTTGCGGTGGTTGTATACCGATGGTGAAGGACCTGATGACCTACAGTCTTAAATCTCAAGGCAAATACATTAAAAATGTGATTTGCGAACATTTCAACTACAGCAGACAGGAATTATTTGACCTGATCCATATCCATGAATTAAAAAGCTACGATGAAGTACTGGACGCTCTGGGCAAAAATGACGGATGTGAAGTCTGCAAGCCTCTGGTTACTTCGCTCCTGGCCAGCCTCTGGAACGAGATGATCCTTAAAAAAGGAAATGACGTAGCTCAGGACAGTAACGATCGTTTTCTGGCCAACATCCAAAAGGGAGGCTCCTACTCTGTGGTACCCAGGGTTGCTGGCGGAGAGATTACACCCGACAAACTGATTGTAATTGGCGAGGTAGCAAAAAAATACAATCTATACACCAAAATAACGGGCGGGCAGCGTATTGACATGTTTGGCGCACACCTTAACGACCTTCCGGTGATTTGGGAAGAGCTGATTGCTGCAGGCTTTGAAAGTGGTCATGCTTATGGCAAAGGCTTAAGGACTGTAAAAAGCTGCGTGGGCAGCACCTGGTGCCGATTTGGATTACATGACAGCGTTAGTTTTGCCATAAGGATCGAAGAAAGATACAGAGGGATTCGCGCCCCACATAAGTTTAAGTCTGCCGTGAGTGGTTGCATCAGGGAATGTGCAGAAGCACAAAGCAAAGACTTTGGCATCATAGCTACGGAAAAAGGTTGGAACCTTTATGTTTGTGGAAACGGGGGGAGCAAACCTCAGCATGCGCTACTCTTAGCAACCGATTTGGATAGCGACACCTGCATCCAATACATTGACAGGTTTTTGATGTTCTATATCCGCACGGCCGATCCACTAACGCGTACAGCAACCTGGCTGAACAAAATGGAGGGCGGTATAGATTACCTGAAAAATGTAATCATCAATGACAGTTTAGGAATGGCCGCACAATGGGAAAGAGAAATTGGAAATCTGATTACGGCTTACAAATGCGAATGGAAAGAAGCCGTTGAAAACCCCGCCATCAGAAAACGTTTTTCGCACTTTGTTAATGCGCCGGAAGACAAAGATCCTACCATAGAATTTGTTGAAATGCGCGGACAGAAGCGAACCGCAGAATGGAATATAACCACCTAA
- the cobA gene encoding uroporphyrinogen-III C-methyltransferase: MIYIIKYCDLWILFINFTISQLNNVIMERKIEECRLFIMGAGPGDPELITMKAYNLLKRAEVILYDNLSNEELLNLAPKTCKKIYVGKKPYGCCTPQDKINELIVEYASRYNTVVRLKGGDPFIFGRGFEELLFAEAHGINAQYIPGISSMQGAGMVDIPLTHRGISESLWIITGTKRDGSLSKDLKFAMKSSATVVIYMGMRKMAEISGVYIAEGLGSIPAAIIQHVSLPHQKQVVCEVGDLQKAALRAGLSNPAVIVIGDVVRAREICSQYNNKQLAG, encoded by the coding sequence ATGATTTATATCATAAAATATTGTGATTTATGGATTTTATTTATCAATTTTACCATTAGTCAATTAAATAATGTCATTATGGAGCGTAAAATTGAAGAATGCAGGCTTTTTATTATGGGTGCTGGTCCTGGAGATCCGGAATTGATCACTATGAAGGCTTATAATCTGTTAAAAAGGGCGGAAGTTATCCTCTATGACAATTTAAGCAATGAGGAATTGTTAAATCTGGCTCCAAAAACATGCAAAAAGATCTATGTTGGTAAAAAACCATATGGCTGTTGTACCCCTCAGGACAAAATAAACGAACTCATCGTCGAATATGCCAGTCGGTATAATACTGTAGTGCGTTTAAAAGGCGGAGATCCTTTTATTTTCGGACGGGGTTTTGAAGAGTTGTTGTTTGCAGAAGCGCATGGGATCAACGCGCAATATATTCCTGGAATCAGCAGTATGCAAGGGGCGGGAATGGTAGATATTCCGTTAACGCATCGTGGTATCAGTGAAAGTTTATGGATCATTACAGGCACCAAAAGAGATGGAAGCCTTTCAAAAGACCTAAAATTTGCGATGAAAAGTTCTGCAACCGTGGTGATTTATATGGGCATGCGAAAAATGGCTGAAATCTCAGGCGTATATATAGCTGAAGGTTTGGGTTCAATACCTGCTGCCATCATTCAACATGTTTCATTGCCGCATCAAAAGCAAGTAGTTTGTGAAGTTGGAGATTTGCAGAAAGCAGCTTTAAGAGCAGGTTTGAGTAATCCTGCGGTGATTGTAATCGGGGATGTGGTGCGTGCCAGGGAAATCTGTTCGCAATACAATAATAAGCAGCTTGCGGGATAA
- a CDS encoding spore protein, whose translation MAVTRLKRKDRRNKTFAKLDVKNLKLATNIELGSRSRQSTKDQLAKNNALLDILTKG comes from the coding sequence ATGGCAGTTACAAGACTAAAAAGAAAAGACAGAAGGAATAAAACATTCGCAAAATTGGATGTTAAAAACTTGAAATTGGCAACTAACATTGAACTTGGAAGTCGCTCAAGACAATCTACTAAAGATCAATTGGCTAAAAACAATGCTTTATTAGACATCCTTACTAAAGGATAG
- a CDS encoding RNA methyltransferase has product MLSKSQIGFIKSLHQKKYRKEHKIFIIEGIKSILEFISSNYQVHSIYYLAQFEPLLPQMPANIKLFEVNNAELEKISTQQAPQGVLALVNTPEARKIEPAVLRNKFSIVLDGVQDPGNLGTIIRTADWFGFENIICSLSTVEVYNPKTVQATMGSLSRVNVFYQELPDFFEQVNLPVFGAMLNGTSLYEVNWGKEGLIVLGNEGQGVTEEVIKKITLPVTIPRVGTAESLNVAISAAILCADISRNLQK; this is encoded by the coding sequence ATGCTTTCAAAATCACAGATAGGGTTTATAAAATCATTACATCAAAAAAAGTACCGTAAAGAGCATAAGATCTTTATCATTGAAGGAATAAAATCAATACTGGAATTTATTTCCTCCAATTACCAGGTACATAGCATTTATTACCTTGCCCAATTTGAGCCCTTATTGCCTCAAATGCCTGCAAATATAAAGTTATTTGAAGTAAACAACGCTGAATTGGAGAAGATTAGTACCCAACAGGCTCCACAGGGCGTACTTGCGCTGGTAAATACACCTGAAGCGAGAAAAATAGAGCCCGCAGTTTTGCGAAACAAATTTTCTATTGTACTGGATGGTGTACAAGATCCGGGAAACCTGGGAACCATTATCAGGACGGCAGACTGGTTTGGCTTTGAAAACATCATTTGCTCTTTGAGTACAGTAGAAGTTTATAATCCAAAAACGGTACAAGCTACAATGGGTTCGCTAAGCCGGGTAAATGTTTTTTATCAGGAGTTGCCTGATTTTTTTGAGCAGGTAAATTTACCCGTTTTTGGAGCGATGCTTAACGGGACAAGTTTGTATGAGGTAAATTGGGGAAAAGAGGGGCTGATCGTTTTAGGGAACGAAGGACAAGGCGTAACCGAAGAGGTGATCAAAAAAATTACGCTACCCGTTACCATTCCAAGAGTTGGAACAGCTGAATCTCTGAATGTTGCCATCTCCGCTGCAATACTATGTGCTGATATCAGCAGAAATTTACAGAAATAA
- a CDS encoding BamA/TamA family outer membrane protein, producing the protein MILKAYLINKKKFQFPAILLFIILFVTACSSTKYIQDYQSIVKTVDIDSVPDKFSEEAYNYVQKDIRPAPKLSINVGLYNIFYGLFKTKSVGNPAPILDSTLVEISRSQVEKFLVSKGYFKAKVKSDITVEHQKAKVYFKANPGPAFFVNKLNFDIEDPAVKSIYMDRKTQFSHLKEGMQYDDDSLAYERDQVYELLKENGYYDFSRPYVKYTVDSNLNNSKVNLTLIVDNPEGKANHDQYKIGETNIIIAPTTDGFPDSLKLNPRIGRNGVRYTDLSGRFRRNPIVRYDFIKRGELYSLENENLTYDRMYELNVFKNVKIDYIKPKDTANQVNPVIRLTPQKRMSNRIEGEVPFNAGTVGFTLSNTYTNNNIFRGAERFEFQVKGGLQSRTGQGQSLFNDIYQRDFSVSANLAVPRLMVPFDIPMMGKNGMPTTTFSTSYIYSLQKDFFDRRVYLTSITYQWVETKSKLHSLTPLNFEYRFGGLLIDTTTADGKALIAANSYNIKLLDRRDITLGVKYTYSLNANKLLLPNKSFIYFRGNIDMAGNLLQGITSITGKNEGDDGSATLLGLPFNQYVRPEVDVRWYKSLGGVKQFVARLNVGVGYAYGNSNAIPFEKLFFAGGSNGVRAWQARTLGPGNYNRGNRITSEDLRRTLYGIDQLGQMHIEANLEYRYKLLDKFFGAQLKGAFFLDAGNVWNIAAGNPQPETYFKLKNLGNQLGIGTGVGLRYDVDYFVFRFDVGLKLKDPQFTGSDQWVIGKYLSGAKDFKAQYVNTHSPDSYRFVQYNFGIGMPF; encoded by the coding sequence GTGATTTTGAAAGCATATCTTATTAACAAAAAGAAATTCCAGTTTCCTGCAATATTACTATTTATTATTCTTTTTGTTACGGCCTGCTCATCCACAAAATATATACAGGATTACCAGTCCATTGTTAAAACGGTTGATATAGATAGTGTTCCGGATAAATTTAGTGAAGAAGCTTACAACTACGTGCAAAAAGATATACGCCCTGCGCCAAAGCTGAGCATTAATGTGGGCTTGTACAATATTTTCTACGGCCTTTTTAAAACTAAATCTGTTGGTAACCCTGCGCCGATTCTGGACAGTACACTGGTAGAAATTTCCAGAAGCCAGGTAGAAAAGTTCCTGGTGAGTAAAGGCTACTTTAAAGCCAAAGTAAAATCAGACATTACAGTTGAGCATCAAAAAGCTAAAGTATATTTTAAAGCCAACCCGGGACCGGCATTTTTTGTAAATAAACTGAACTTTGATATTGAAGATCCTGCAGTTAAATCTATTTATATGGATAGGAAAACGCAGTTCTCTCATCTAAAAGAGGGCATGCAATATGACGATGATTCATTGGCATATGAGCGGGACCAGGTGTATGAATTGCTCAAGGAAAATGGCTATTATGATTTCTCTAGGCCCTATGTTAAATATACGGTAGACAGTAACTTAAATAATAGTAAGGTTAATTTGACCTTGATTGTAGACAATCCTGAGGGTAAAGCCAATCATGATCAGTATAAAATCGGAGAAACAAACATTATCATTGCACCAACGACAGATGGCTTTCCAGATTCACTGAAACTGAATCCAAGGATTGGGCGCAATGGGGTAAGGTATACAGATTTGTCGGGCCGGTTTAGGAGAAATCCAATTGTGCGGTACGATTTCATCAAGCGTGGGGAGCTTTACAGCCTTGAAAATGAAAACTTAACCTACGACAGGATGTATGAGCTGAATGTTTTTAAAAATGTTAAGATCGACTACATCAAGCCCAAAGACACTGCTAACCAGGTAAATCCTGTAATCAGGCTCACTCCGCAAAAAAGAATGAGTAACAGGATAGAGGGGGAAGTACCTTTTAATGCGGGTACTGTGGGTTTTACGCTCAGTAATACCTATACCAATAACAATATTTTCAGGGGTGCAGAGCGTTTTGAATTCCAGGTAAAGGGAGGTCTGCAATCCAGGACAGGGCAGGGACAATCCTTATTTAATGATATTTACCAGCGTGATTTCTCTGTGAGTGCCAATCTCGCTGTTCCCCGGTTAATGGTTCCTTTTGATATCCCTATGATGGGAAAAAATGGAATGCCAACCACCACTTTTTCCACCAGTTATATCTATTCCCTGCAAAAAGATTTCTTTGACCGCAGGGTTTACCTAACCTCTATCACCTACCAATGGGTAGAAACAAAATCTAAGCTACATTCCTTAACGCCCCTCAATTTTGAGTATAGGTTTGGAGGTTTGCTCATTGATACCACTACAGCAGATGGCAAAGCCTTAATTGCTGCAAATTCTTATAACATTAAATTGCTGGACAGAAGGGACATTACCCTTGGTGTTAAATATACTTACTCTTTAAACGCCAATAAACTGTTGCTTCCCAACAAAAGCTTTATTTACTTTAGGGGAAATATTGATATGGCTGGAAACCTGTTGCAGGGCATTACCAGTATAACCGGTAAAAATGAAGGAGATGATGGTAGTGCTACCTTGCTTGGCCTGCCTTTTAACCAATATGTTAGGCCAGAGGTTGATGTGAGGTGGTACAAAAGCTTAGGTGGCGTTAAGCAGTTTGTGGCAAGGTTAAATGTGGGGGTAGGCTATGCATATGGAAATTCTAATGCCATTCCTTTCGAGAAATTGTTTTTTGCAGGTGGATCAAACGGTGTGCGAGCCTGGCAGGCCAGGACTTTAGGACCAGGAAATTATAACCGTGGAAACCGGATTACTTCGGAGGATTTGAGGCGCACCTTATACGGAATTGATCAATTGGGGCAAATGCATATAGAGGCCAACCTGGAATACAGGTATAAGCTGCTGGATAAATTCTTTGGCGCACAGTTAAAGGGCGCATTCTTTTTAGATGCCGGGAATGTTTGGAACATTGCGGCGGGCAACCCACAACCAGAAACTTATTTTAAACTCAAAAACCTTGGCAACCAGCTAGGAATTGGCACAGGAGTAGGGTTGCGTTATGATGTAGATTACTTTGTATTCAGATTTGACGTGGGTTTAAAACTTAAAGATCCGCAATTTACAGGTTCAGACCAATGGGTGATTGGTAAGTACCTAAGTGGTGCCAAAGATTTTAAAGCCCAGTATGTGAATACCCATAGTCCGGATAGTTACCGTTTTGTACAGTACAACTTTGGGATCGGCATGCCGTTTTAA
- a CDS encoding patatin-like phospholipase family protein, whose protein sequence is MKALQYTILCILFFCASTVRAQKVGLVLSGGGAKGLAHIGTLKALEEHNIPIDYITGTSMGGIVGAMYAAGYTPAQIEKIALTSDFQDWVAGRYSSDYSFFFQKSNVNASAVTAKMIVDTSLRFNFRQTLVNDIPLNFALLELFSQASATSKDNFDHLFVPYRCMVSDVLSQNSITVKNGSLAEAVRATMTVPLVYRPIKLEGKYVFDGGLYNNFPVDVLKKEFHPDYIIGANVSSKTFNEYPKNGDDRLMRRLMIYMFLSKSDSTMIGEKGVYIQPELSEFSTTNFNPVAELIKQGYDAAMADMPKIEKDITRRVSPTELAQKRELFNGKKPEMIFSTITVSGVNNQQKRYIERLFKRDQTTFNLYDIKQAYYKLVADETFEAIYPKISYNQASDSYNFEIVAQPRKSIKLDLGGNISSRPISNFYLGLQYNYLNRKAYTFGTNFYSGRFYESVQINGRIDYPSRLPLFISAELTYNHLNYYNTSQIFIENPHPTYIEQGDRKIEFKAGFPLNRNTRVSLGTAFINNNDNYSPTNSFNVGDILDQTIFNGFRVSLAFEQNTLNRKQYASRGRNFLFNLNYFTGKENYTPGNIFRTTNLYNVVGVNRPFREWFNLKVSDENYFLHKKKYSVGYLAEAVVSNQPLFSNYYSTLLVAPAFYPLQDSRSLFLEKFRATTYLAGGLKNVYKLKRNMEARIEGFVFLPYKEFEQAGFQEIANDRSFSKLHYAGTAGLVYHSPIGPVSLSYNLYDDKVKRNGILLHLGYLIYNKRSIE, encoded by the coding sequence GTGAAAGCATTACAATACACCATACTTTGTATCTTGTTTTTTTGCGCGTCTACAGTACGTGCGCAAAAGGTAGGTTTGGTGTTGAGTGGTGGCGGGGCCAAAGGGCTTGCACATATTGGAACCTTAAAAGCGCTGGAAGAGCATAACATTCCGATAGATTACATTACGGGAACCTCTATGGGAGGTATTGTTGGTGCAATGTATGCCGCCGGTTATACACCTGCGCAAATTGAAAAAATTGCGCTGACCAGTGATTTTCAGGACTGGGTGGCTGGCCGCTATAGCAGCGATTACAGTTTCTTCTTTCAGAAAAGCAATGTCAATGCCTCGGCGGTTACGGCAAAAATGATTGTTGACACCAGTTTAAGGTTTAATTTTAGACAAACCCTGGTCAATGATATCCCTTTAAACTTTGCCTTACTGGAACTTTTCTCGCAGGCATCCGCCACTTCTAAGGACAATTTTGACCATCTTTTTGTGCCCTACCGCTGTATGGTTTCTGATGTGCTGTCACAAAATAGCATCACCGTTAAAAATGGAAGCCTGGCAGAGGCGGTGAGGGCAACCATGACCGTACCATTGGTATATAGGCCTATTAAACTGGAGGGAAAATATGTATTTGACGGTGGCTTGTATAATAACTTCCCTGTAGACGTGCTCAAAAAAGAATTTCATCCTGATTACATTATAGGGGCAAATGTTTCTTCCAAAACATTTAATGAGTATCCTAAAAACGGCGATGACCGCCTGATGCGCAGGCTCATGATCTACATGTTTTTATCTAAGTCAGACAGTACTATGATTGGTGAAAAGGGTGTCTACATTCAGCCTGAGCTAAGCGAATTCAGCACTACAAATTTTAACCCGGTGGCCGAATTGATTAAACAGGGTTACGATGCGGCTATGGCTGACATGCCTAAAATTGAGAAGGACATTACACGCAGGGTATCACCAACTGAACTGGCTCAAAAAAGAGAACTTTTTAACGGCAAAAAGCCTGAAATGATTTTCAGCACCATTACGGTTTCTGGAGTAAACAATCAGCAAAAGCGCTACATAGAACGGCTCTTTAAAAGAGACCAAACTACTTTTAACCTTTACGACATCAAACAAGCTTATTATAAACTGGTAGCGGACGAAACTTTTGAGGCCATATATCCCAAAATCTCCTACAACCAGGCTTCTGACAGTTACAATTTTGAGATTGTGGCACAACCGCGTAAAAGCATTAAACTTGATCTAGGCGGAAACATTTCTTCCAGGCCAATCAGCAACTTCTATTTAGGTTTGCAGTACAACTACCTGAACCGAAAGGCATATACTTTTGGTACTAATTTTTATTCGGGGCGGTTTTATGAATCTGTACAAATAAACGGTCGTATAGACTACCCTTCACGATTACCACTTTTTATTTCTGCAGAACTGACGTATAACCACTTAAATTATTATAACACCAGTCAAATCTTTATAGAAAATCCGCATCCTACCTATATTGAGCAAGGCGACAGGAAAATAGAGTTTAAAGCTGGTTTTCCTTTAAACAGAAACACCAGGGTATCTTTGGGGACGGCCTTTATCAATAACAACGACAACTATAGCCCTACCAATAGCTTTAACGTAGGCGACATTCTTGACCAAACTATTTTTAACGGTTTTAGGGTAAGTCTTGCCTTTGAGCAAAATACCTTAAACCGCAAACAATACGCCAGCAGGGGACGTAATTTTCTGTTTAACCTTAATTACTTTACAGGCAAGGAGAACTATACTCCGGGTAACATTTTCCGAACCACTAACTTATACAATGTGGTTGGGGTAAACAGGCCTTTCAGGGAATGGTTTAACCTTAAAGTAAGCGACGAAAACTACTTTTTGCACAAAAAGAAATATAGCGTAGGCTACCTGGCCGAAGCTGTGGTATCCAACCAACCCCTATTTTCCAATTACTACTCTACCCTACTTGTGGCACCTGCATTTTACCCCCTGCAAGACAGCCGTTCGCTGTTTTTGGAAAAGTTTAGGGCAACTACTTATCTGGCCGGCGGATTGAAAAACGTATACAAGTTAAAGAGAAATATGGAAGCCCGCATAGAGGGTTTTGTATTTTTGCCTTACAAAGAATTTGAACAAGCTGGTTTTCAGGAAATAGCCAATGACCGTTCCTTTAGCAAACTTCATTATGCGGGCACGGCAGGCTTGGTTTACCATAGCCCAATTGGCCCTGTAAGCTTAAGTTATAATTTGTATGATGATAAGGTAAAAAGAAACGGCATTTTACTACATTTGGGCTACCTGATTTACAATAAAAGATCAATAGAATGA
- a CDS encoding NADPH-dependent FMN reductase, whose translation MNKKIGIIAGSLRKESFSKKIAAEVVNMAPAGFDFEIISIADLPLYNQDFDDEGNVPQAYTVFRDKMATIEGVIFITPEYNRSVPGVLKNAIDVGSRPYGKSIWSRKPAAIFSNSPSNLSAFGANHHLRQSLVFLDMPIMQQPEVYIAKVSDCFDENGNLSESKTRDFLQVAVIAYLELFTKVIGK comes from the coding sequence ATGAACAAGAAAATTGGAATAATTGCAGGGAGCCTTCGCAAGGAATCGTTCTCTAAAAAAATAGCAGCAGAGGTGGTAAATATGGCACCTGCTGGGTTCGACTTCGAAATTATCTCCATCGCCGACCTTCCGCTGTACAACCAGGATTTTGATGATGAGGGAAATGTGCCTCAAGCCTACACTGTCTTTAGGGATAAAATGGCCACCATTGAGGGTGTAATCTTCATTACACCAGAATACAATAGATCCGTTCCTGGAGTTTTGAAAAATGCAATCGACGTAGGTTCGCGTCCTTACGGAAAAAGCATTTGGAGCCGCAAACCAGCGGCAATTTTTAGTAATTCCCCAAGTAATCTTTCTGCTTTTGGCGCCAATCACCACTTGAGACAAAGCCTTGTGTTTTTGGATATGCCAATTATGCAACAGCCTGAGGTTTATATTGCTAAGGTAAGTGACTGCTTTGATGAGAATGGTAACCTATCAGAAAGTAAAACAAGAGATTTTCTTCAGGTTGCGGTAATTGCTTACCTCGAATTATTCACAAAGGTAATCGGCAAATAA